A region from the Desulfobacterales bacterium genome encodes:
- the ybgF gene encoding tol-pal system protein YbgF, translating to MRQFIKIAGVLAFAGICLSACAMAPATDDNELQVLQNQADETNQKIKEIYHRMSVMQFMLDNHQKTIHDLEKCNVQQARQPLAVAETQPVFSPAENMDETDTVTTDRLSSLPAASPPPSPAVKSVAEPARAPQQLYDEALSTYKRNDYASALSMFNSFIAHYPAHDLIDNALYWSGECLYSQKKFSAAIAFFKKVIDTYPRGGKAPDAMLKVGYTYLNLDDPPKAKYYFKEVIKSYPFSSAAEKAELKLKRIR from the coding sequence ATGAGGCAGTTTATTAAAATAGCAGGCGTTTTAGCGTTCGCCGGCATATGCCTGTCAGCGTGCGCCATGGCACCGGCAACTGACGATAACGAGCTGCAGGTCCTTCAAAATCAGGCAGATGAGACGAATCAAAAAATCAAGGAAATCTATCACCGGATGTCGGTCATGCAGTTCATGCTCGATAATCATCAGAAAACGATCCATGACCTGGAAAAATGCAACGTTCAGCAGGCGCGACAGCCCCTGGCCGTGGCTGAAACTCAGCCCGTTTTCTCACCGGCTGAAAACATGGATGAAACGGATACCGTCACGACAGATAGATTATCATCATTGCCCGCAGCCTCTCCACCACCATCCCCTGCCGTCAAATCTGTTGCTGAACCGGCAAGGGCGCCGCAGCAACTTTACGACGAGGCCTTATCGACGTATAAACGCAATGATTATGCGTCAGCACTGTCAATGTTTAATTCATTCATCGCACATTACCCGGCCCACGATCTCATCGACAATGCCTTATACTGGTCCGGGGAATGTTTATACTCTCAAAAAAAATTTTCAGCGGCCATTGCCTTTTTTAAAAAAGTGATCGATACATATCCCCGCGGTGGGAAAGCGCCTGACGCTATGCTGAAAGTCGGATATACGTATCTGAATCTTGATGATCCACCCAAAGCGAAGTATTATTTTAAAGAAGTGATCAAATCATACCCGTTTTCATCGGCTGCTGAAAAGGCCGAATTGAAATTGAAGCGAATCAGGTAA
- the secD gene encoding protein translocase subunit SecD: MKTLSWKHIIVLLITVAAVIHIMPTVNPALWPHKKINLGLDLQGGMHLALEVDTEKAVESTVERISQELRNSLKKEHIRYTGIDRVDGNKISVQIPEDSKQSFDQILGKEFKQLRLISTVPDSGQIHITMDLPDRETIQIKKLAADQALETIRNRIDQFGVNEPDIRRQGENRILIQLPGVKETKRAKDIIGKTAILEFKLLDDTHDVNAALKGNVPPGSQILYEIKVDPATSREIKVPYLLKKGTLLTGAYLTDARVQIDSQYNEPYVSIDFDKKGARLFERITEENVKKRLAIVLDNKVYSAPVIQEKISGGSARITGNFSPEEAHDLAIVLRAGALPAPVQVIEERTVGPSLGADSIRKGLMSMIVGGILVVAFMVLYYRLSGLIADVALFMNIILIAAGLAAFQATLTLPGIAGIILTIGMAVDANVLIFERIREEMAVGRSPRAAVDTGYQRATLTILDANVTTLIAALVLFQFGTGPVKGFAVTLSLGVISSLFTSLIVTRMIFDYLLLKRKTRTLSI; encoded by the coding sequence GTGAAGACTCTTTCTTGGAAACATATTATTGTTTTATTAATCACTGTTGCGGCAGTTATTCATATCATGCCAACGGTAAATCCGGCCCTGTGGCCCCACAAAAAAATCAACCTCGGACTTGACTTGCAGGGAGGTATGCATCTTGCCCTCGAAGTCGACACGGAAAAGGCCGTGGAAAGTACTGTGGAACGAATCAGCCAGGAGCTGCGCAACAGTCTTAAGAAAGAACATATCCGGTACACCGGCATTGACCGGGTAGACGGTAATAAAATATCCGTTCAAATCCCTGAAGACAGCAAACAGTCATTTGACCAGATTCTTGGCAAGGAATTCAAACAGTTGCGTCTGATTTCCACTGTCCCGGACAGCGGACAGATCCACATCACAATGGACCTGCCTGACAGAGAAACAATCCAAATCAAAAAACTGGCCGCGGATCAGGCGCTTGAGACGATCAGAAACCGTATAGACCAGTTCGGAGTCAATGAACCGGATATCCGTCGTCAGGGAGAAAATCGAATCCTGATTCAGCTGCCGGGGGTCAAGGAAACAAAAAGAGCCAAAGATATCATTGGCAAAACAGCGATTCTTGAATTCAAGCTCCTGGATGATACGCATGATGTCAATGCGGCGCTCAAGGGCAATGTCCCCCCGGGCAGCCAGATTCTGTATGAAATCAAAGTCGACCCTGCCACATCACGCGAAATCAAAGTTCCTTACCTGCTGAAAAAAGGAACCCTGCTGACCGGGGCCTATCTGACCGATGCCCGGGTTCAGATTGACTCTCAGTACAATGAGCCCTATGTGTCCATTGATTTTGACAAAAAGGGCGCTCGCCTGTTTGAACGGATTACCGAAGAAAATGTGAAAAAACGGCTGGCGATCGTTTTGGACAATAAAGTATATTCGGCACCGGTTATTCAGGAAAAAATATCCGGCGGATCGGCCCGTATTACAGGAAATTTTTCACCGGAAGAAGCCCATGACCTTGCCATCGTCCTCCGCGCGGGCGCGTTGCCGGCACCGGTTCAGGTCATAGAAGAGCGTACGGTCGGCCCCTCTCTGGGAGCGGACTCCATTCGAAAAGGGTTGATGTCCATGATTGTTGGCGGCATTCTTGTGGTGGCCTTCATGGTCCTCTATTACAGACTGTCAGGCTTGATTGCCGATGTCGCTTTGTTCATGAATATTATTCTCATTGCAGCAGGACTGGCCGCGTTCCAGGCAACGCTGACGTTACCGGGCATTGCTGGAATCATTTTGACCATCGGTATGGCCGTAGATGCAAATGTGCTCATCTTTGAACGTATCAGAGAGGAAATGGCCGTAGGCCGATCTCCGCGGGCCGCGGTTGATACCGGTTACCAGCGTGCCACCCTTACCATCCTTGACGCAAACGTCACAACGCTGATTGCCGCACTGGTGCTGTTCCAATTCGGGACAGGGCCGGTGAAAGGATTTGCCGTAACCCTGAGTCTGGGTGTGATTTCCAGCCTGTTTACTTCGCTGATTGTTACACGGATGATTTTTGATTATTTGCTGTTGAAACGGAAAACCCGAACATTGAGCATATAA
- the lptE gene encoding LPS assembly lipoprotein LptE yields MSTVKKYIPIFFLLFFMMACSGCGYRFSGNGVLPGNVQSIFINVFENRTAETGIESVFSNDLVIEFIRNGNPVANERDRADAFLHGTVKSMTIDSVSHRDSHTSIETRVTVCMDLKMMDSQGDVIWSANNISDSEVYLVVSEKSVTEQNRRIAISEISKRIAEKVYYRLTDRF; encoded by the coding sequence TTGAGTACTGTAAAAAAATATATTCCGATTTTTTTTCTGCTGTTTTTCATGATGGCATGTTCCGGTTGCGGTTACCGGTTTTCGGGCAACGGGGTGCTTCCGGGCAACGTACAATCGATCTTTATCAATGTCTTTGAAAATCGAACCGCCGAGACCGGGATCGAGAGTGTGTTCAGCAACGATCTGGTCATCGAGTTCATTCGAAACGGAAACCCGGTTGCAAACGAACGTGACAGGGCAGACGCATTTCTTCATGGAACTGTAAAATCCATGACCATCGATTCTGTGTCGCACAGAGACAGCCATACGTCGATCGAAACTCGCGTAACCGTTTGTATGGATCTGAAAATGATGGATTCACAGGGCGATGTGATATGGTCGGCCAATAATATTTCCGATAGTGAGGTCTATCTGGTCGTGTCGGAAAAATCAGTCACGGAACAGAACCGTCGAATTGCCATATCGGAGATATCCAAACGCATTGCAGAAAAAGTCTATTATCGGCTAACCGATCGCTTCTGA
- the rpsT gene encoding 30S ribosomal protein S20, producing MANHKSAIKRALQNETRRLRNKGVKSRIKNVVKQVRLDAAENNADSAVKDLIAAQGAIDKASKRGVIHSKTAARKISRLSKLVNGINA from the coding sequence TTGGCTAATCATAAATCCGCAATAAAACGTGCACTACAAAACGAAACCAGACGGTTGCGAAACAAGGGTGTTAAAAGCAGAATTAAAAATGTAGTAAAACAGGTGCGCCTTGATGCTGCTGAAAATAACGCAGATTCTGCCGTCAAGGATCTCATTGCCGCACAGGGGGCTATAGACAAAGCATCCAAAAGAGGAGTGATTCATTCCAAAACGGCTGCCAGAAAAATTTCCCGCCTGTCAAAACTGGTTAATGGCATCAACGCATAG
- the dprA gene encoding DNA-processing protein DprA, which produces MEKILPWFTLKSVPGIGNLLFKRLIDRFRSPESALNASYDELIQVEGITHRLVSGINRHSLPDHIKKEMDLIQKKGYQVITLTDDVYPPRLREIYDPPPFLYVYGTLKKTIRNIAVVGARKATTYGMASARDLSMALARHDLTIVSGMARGIDTAAHHGALMAGGQTVAVLGSGLDRIYPAENTKLFHKIAENGAVVSELPLLTEPEAYHFPARNRIISGMSLGTVVIEAARKSGSLITARLAAEQNREVFAVPGSIHSMKSSGTHSLIKQGAKLVETAHDILEEIAYIIDVTDHSGMKSDNAHPHPGLPDLSADESMVFECLEAYPVHIDDLICKSALTPGKLQGVLLQLELKGMVHQSEGNYFSLARNG; this is translated from the coding sequence ATGGAAAAAATACTGCCATGGTTTACGCTGAAAAGCGTTCCGGGTATCGGCAATCTGCTCTTTAAACGGCTGATCGATCGTTTTCGATCCCCGGAGTCAGCTCTCAACGCGTCATATGACGAGCTGATTCAGGTTGAGGGGATAACGCATCGGCTTGTTTCCGGAATCAACCGACATAGCCTGCCGGATCATATCAAAAAAGAAATGGATCTGATTCAGAAAAAAGGCTATCAGGTCATCACCCTGACCGATGATGTTTATCCTCCCCGATTACGGGAAATTTATGATCCGCCACCGTTTTTATATGTGTACGGTACGCTGAAAAAAACCATTCGAAACATCGCGGTTGTGGGCGCAAGAAAGGCGACCACATATGGTATGGCGTCGGCCAGAGACCTGAGCATGGCGCTTGCCCGTCACGATTTGACGATTGTCAGCGGCATGGCCCGGGGGATTGATACCGCAGCTCATCACGGCGCACTCATGGCCGGGGGACAAACGGTTGCAGTGCTTGGAAGCGGTCTGGACCGTATTTATCCGGCAGAAAACACAAAATTATTTCACAAAATTGCTGAAAACGGGGCGGTAGTTTCAGAACTGCCACTGCTGACAGAGCCCGAAGCATATCATTTTCCCGCACGAAATCGCATCATCAGCGGCATGTCGCTGGGCACGGTGGTCATTGAAGCTGCCAGAAAAAGCGGCTCTCTGATCACAGCCCGTTTGGCCGCAGAGCAGAACCGGGAAGTGTTCGCAGTTCCGGGCAGTATCCATTCCATGAAAAGTTCAGGCACCCACAGCCTCATCAAGCAGGGAGCCAAGCTGGTCGAAACAGCACATGACATTCTCGAAGAAATCGCGTATATTATTGATGTAACCGATCATAGCGGTATGAAATCAGACAATGCCCATCCGCACCCTGGACTTCCTGACCTGTCAGCTGATGAATCAATGGTTTTCGAATGCCTTGAGGCCTATCCTGTCCATATCGACGATCTTATTTGCAAATCAGCCCTTACGCCGGGAAAACTTCAGGGCGTATTGCTTCAGCTGGAGCTGAAAGGAATGGTTCACCAGTCTGAGGGGAATTATTTTTCTTTGGCGCGAAATGGTTAA
- the leuS gene encoding leucine--tRNA ligase, which translates to MEEKYNPQAIEAKWQRFWDESKMFEVTEDPDKKKYYLLEMFPYPSGKIHMGHVRNYTIGDVIARYKTMRGYNVLHPMGWDAFGMPAENAAIANNTHPAKWTYENIKTMRAQLKRMGFSYDWNREIATCHPKYYRWEQWLFIKMYEKGMVYRKESFVNWCDTCQTVLANEQVESGMCWRCGRQVRQKKLWQWFFRITDYADDLLVHCDQLPGWPEKVTTMQRNWIGKSYGAEIRFAIEGRDQDISVFTTRPDTIFGATFMCLAPEHPLVLELSEGTRQQTQARAFVDRMALQERSVKALENYEKEGVFIGAWCINPMSGYRMPIYTANFALMEYGTGAVMSVPAHDQRDFDFAEKYGLEIIPVVKPEEGEPDSGIMTEAYAGEGNMINSGRFNGIRNTQAKEDIVAEMAQRGIGKKTISFRLRDWGISRQRYWGAPIPMIHCKSCGIVPASLEDLPITLPEDANLLEGGKSPLPFLDSFKQTTCPECGRTDARRETDTMDTFVESSWYFDRYCSPAYDKGMFDKEAVAYWMPVDQYIGGVEHAILHLLYSRYFTRVLKAFGLVDHNEPFTRLLTQGMVCKETASCPEHGFIFPEEVVGSGEQRICSKCGSQVTIGRVEKMSKSKKNVIDPNVLLDRYGADTTRLFCLFAAPPERDLEWSEQGVDGGFRFLNRIWRLAVSWMERIKDVDAFDGSPDQLEGKFRDLYKKTHAAIKKVSGDIEDRFHFNTAISAVMELVNAMYGMDPQDSSGESCRNSSVMRFAIESAVLLLAPIVPHFCEELWQSLGYDTGIVARSWPTWKEEALEKDELVIVIQVNGKLRGRFTVDADADDETIKKIALSDDNTIRFIAGKPVKKVIVIKKKLVNIVI; encoded by the coding sequence ATGGAAGAAAAATACAATCCGCAGGCCATAGAGGCCAAATGGCAGAGATTCTGGGATGAATCAAAGATGTTTGAAGTTACCGAAGATCCGGATAAGAAAAAATATTATCTTTTGGAAATGTTTCCCTATCCGTCCGGTAAGATTCATATGGGGCATGTGAGAAATTATACCATCGGAGATGTGATCGCCAGATACAAAACGATGCGGGGATATAACGTCCTTCACCCCATGGGCTGGGATGCGTTTGGTATGCCCGCGGAAAATGCGGCAATTGCCAACAACACCCATCCGGCAAAATGGACGTATGAAAATATTAAAACCATGCGGGCACAACTCAAACGCATGGGATTCAGCTATGACTGGAACCGGGAAATAGCCACCTGTCATCCGAAATATTACCGGTGGGAGCAGTGGCTGTTTATTAAAATGTATGAAAAAGGCATGGTGTACCGGAAGGAATCGTTCGTAAACTGGTGTGACACCTGCCAGACCGTTCTGGCCAATGAACAGGTGGAATCGGGCATGTGCTGGCGCTGCGGCAGACAGGTGCGTCAGAAAAAACTCTGGCAGTGGTTTTTCCGGATTACCGATTATGCCGATGATCTGCTGGTGCATTGCGATCAGCTGCCGGGATGGCCGGAAAAGGTCACGACCATGCAGAGAAACTGGATCGGGAAAAGTTACGGCGCTGAGATCCGGTTTGCTATTGAGGGGCGTGATCAGGATATTTCCGTTTTTACAACACGGCCGGATACGATTTTTGGGGCAACATTTATGTGTCTGGCGCCGGAGCATCCGCTGGTGCTTGAGCTGTCTGAAGGTACCCGGCAGCAAACCCAGGCGCGTGCGTTTGTCGATCGAATGGCGCTTCAGGAACGATCGGTAAAGGCCCTGGAAAATTATGAAAAAGAAGGCGTTTTTATCGGCGCCTGGTGTATCAATCCCATGAGCGGCTACCGAATGCCCATTTATACCGCTAATTTTGCCCTGATGGAATATGGTACGGGTGCGGTCATGTCTGTACCGGCTCACGACCAGAGGGATTTTGATTTTGCTGAAAAATACGGGCTGGAGATTATACCGGTAGTAAAACCGGAAGAAGGAGAACCCGATTCCGGCATCATGACCGAAGCCTATGCCGGAGAAGGAAATATGATCAATTCCGGCCGGTTTAACGGCATCCGCAATACGCAGGCCAAAGAAGATATCGTTGCGGAGATGGCCCAAAGGGGGATCGGTAAAAAGACCATCAGTTTCCGGCTGAGAGACTGGGGGATTTCCAGACAGCGCTATTGGGGCGCGCCTATTCCCATGATCCATTGTAAATCCTGCGGAATTGTTCCGGCTTCTCTGGAAGATCTGCCGATAACGCTTCCCGAAGATGCCAATCTGCTTGAAGGCGGCAAATCACCGCTTCCGTTTCTGGATTCGTTCAAACAGACCACCTGCCCGGAATGCGGCCGTACGGATGCCCGGCGGGAAACCGATACCATGGACACATTTGTGGAATCCTCCTGGTATTTTGATCGATACTGCAGCCCCGCATATGATAAAGGCATGTTTGACAAAGAAGCGGTTGCCTACTGGATGCCGGTGGATCAATATATCGGCGGTGTGGAACATGCCATCCTGCATCTGCTGTATTCCCGCTATTTTACCCGTGTGCTGAAAGCGTTCGGTCTGGTGGATCACAACGAACCGTTTACCCGTCTTCTGACCCAGGGTATGGTCTGTAAGGAAACTGCATCATGCCCGGAACACGGATTTATATTTCCGGAGGAAGTCGTGGGAAGCGGTGAGCAGCGGATCTGCAGTAAATGCGGCAGTCAGGTAACTATCGGCCGGGTTGAAAAAATGTCAAAATCCAAAAAAAATGTCATTGATCCCAATGTGCTTCTTGACAGGTACGGAGCCGATACCACCCGGCTGTTCTGCCTGTTTGCCGCGCCGCCGGAAAGAGATCTGGAATGGAGTGAGCAGGGGGTTGATGGGGGCTTTCGTTTTCTGAACCGGATCTGGCGGTTGGCCGTTTCCTGGATGGAACGTATCAAAGATGTCGATGCCTTTGACGGCAGTCCGGATCAACTGGAAGGAAAATTCAGAGACCTGTATAAAAAAACACATGCTGCGATCAAGAAGGTAAGCGGCGATATTGAAGACCGGTTTCATTTTAACACGGCCATCAGCGCGGTCATGGAACTGGTCAATGCCATGTACGGAATGGACCCTCAGGATTCCTCAGGAGAAAGCTGCCGGAACAGCAGCGTTATGCGGTTTGCAATTGAATCTGCTGTCCTGCTTCTGGCGCCGATCGTGCCCCACTTTTGCGAAGAACTCTGGCAGTCTCTCGGATATGATACCGGTATCGTGGCCAGGTCCTGGCCGACATGGAAAGAAGAGGCGCTCGAAAAAGACGAACTGGTCATCGTGATTCAGGTGAATGGCAAACTCCGAGGCCGGTTTACCGTGGATGCGGATGCGGATGATGAAACTATTAAAAAAATCGCACTTTCCGATGACAATACCATCCGGTTTATCGCCGGAAAACCGGTAAAAAAAGTCATTGTGATCAAGAAAAAGCTGGTTAATATTGTGATATAG
- the secF gene encoding protein translocase subunit SecF codes for MQLIKPGIHINFIEKRKIAFTFSMLMILAGIVSLIIHQGPKYGIDFAGGTVIQIKLSTAATIGDIKSGLKSIGLEKSSVQSFGERNTNEFLIHTDITDTDENYSDTLQQALKSSTGTDVEIRRIEMVGPQVGKDLQEKALFAMFYALLFITIYISGRFELKWMLSGIMAAALMAAVYFFTLFKVSIPFLIGTALILSLVLFWFLELKYAMGAIVALIHDIIITVGIFSIFDKEFSLPIIAALLTIIGYSLNDTIIVFDRIRENMRKHNKLPLDTIINKSINETLSRTLLTSGTTIIVVLALFVLGGGIIHDFAFAMLVGVVIGTYSSIYVASPILLAWQNKEKK; via the coding sequence ATGCAGCTTATTAAACCCGGTATTCATATAAATTTTATAGAAAAACGAAAAATCGCTTTTACCTTTTCCATGCTTATGATCCTTGCCGGAATCGTATCTCTGATCATTCATCAGGGACCCAAGTATGGAATCGATTTTGCAGGTGGAACCGTCATTCAGATTAAATTGAGCACGGCTGCAACCATCGGTGATATCAAATCGGGCCTCAAATCCATCGGACTGGAAAAATCCTCTGTTCAATCGTTCGGTGAACGGAATACCAATGAATTTCTTATTCATACCGACATAACCGATACGGACGAAAATTATTCCGATACGCTTCAGCAGGCGCTGAAATCATCGACTGGAACCGATGTTGAAATTCGACGAATCGAAATGGTCGGGCCCCAGGTCGGCAAAGACCTGCAGGAAAAAGCCCTTTTTGCCATGTTTTACGCACTGCTGTTTATCACGATCTACATCTCCGGCCGGTTTGAATTAAAATGGATGTTGAGTGGCATCATGGCCGCCGCCCTCATGGCTGCCGTGTATTTCTTTACCCTGTTTAAGGTCAGCATCCCGTTTTTGATTGGCACGGCATTGATCTTATCACTGGTGCTGTTCTGGTTTCTTGAACTCAAATATGCCATGGGAGCCATTGTTGCACTGATCCATGATATCATCATTACGGTGGGAATTTTCTCGATTTTCGATAAAGAATTCTCTTTGCCGATTATCGCCGCGCTGTTGACCATTATCGGTTATTCATTAAACGACACGATCATCGTATTTGACCGCATACGCGAAAACATGAGAAAGCACAACAAGCTACCCCTGGATACGATTATCAACAAAAGCATCAATGAAACCTTGAGCCGAACCCTGCTCACGTCAGGGACAACTATTATCGTTGTGCTGGCATTGTTTGTGCTCGGCGGCGGAATCATCCACGACTTTGCATTTGCCATGCTTGTCGGTGTGGTGATCGGAACCTACTCGTCCATATACGTGGCAAGCCCCATTCTGCTGGCCTGGCAAAACAAGGAGAAAAAATAG
- the yajC gene encoding preprotein translocase subunit YajC, producing the protein MTGIAYAMGQGGAQGAQGGFGAFIPLILMFAIFYFLLIRPQQKKNKAHADMVKNLKKGDRIVTSGGIHGRITSVDETVMTIEVADKVRIKISRGNVSSLLQPAPAAKEDTSEKKDV; encoded by the coding sequence TTGACAGGAATCGCTTACGCAATGGGCCAGGGAGGCGCTCAAGGCGCTCAAGGTGGATTTGGAGCATTCATTCCTCTTATTCTGATGTTTGCCATTTTCTATTTTCTGCTGATCAGACCTCAGCAGAAAAAGAACAAGGCCCACGCTGATATGGTTAAAAACCTGAAAAAAGGCGACAGGATTGTTACATCCGGAGGCATTCATGGACGTATCACGTCAGTGGATGAAACGGTTATGACCATAGAGGTAGCTGATAAAGTCCGCATAAAGATCTCCAGGGGCAATGTCTCCTCATTACTTCAGCCTGCACCCGCAGCAAAAGAAGACACCTCCGAAAAAAAAGATGTATAA
- a CDS encoding Rne/Rng family ribonuclease — MNIKILINAIDPEECRIATVKDNKLEEFNIETTTREITQGNIYKGIVTRIEPALQAAFVDYGAERHGFLQKNEIHSDYYQDNHTGDNSIENIVKRGQEVLVQVSKEPDMKKGAMLTTFVSLPGRHIVLMPGSSSRGVSRKIEDEEERARLKDLMESLKMPDGFGLIIRTAGSDCSKTLIYKDLRYLLKLWKNIMTKGLNEKAPTLLYKDRILALRSIRDSFSDDVTGILVDNDAMFNEVKEFINIISPKHTKIVKLHKGPKPIFTKYQLEDQIASIFETRVILKSGGSIVIERTEAMVTIDVNSGKAIHKKSVEATAFLTNIEAAEEIARQLRMRDLGGLIVIDFIDMRETKHKMEVEKTLKNHIKPDKARTKVGRISKFGLIEMSRQRIRPSIEFGSYEPCPYCRGKGLTPSTETMGLSFLRKLRIETLKSDIHTVKGIVPVRVADYLLNKKRKEILDLELRRDLSIKIEGDTSLIPGKCKIMSE, encoded by the coding sequence ATGAACATTAAGATATTAATCAACGCCATCGATCCGGAAGAATGCCGGATAGCGACGGTAAAGGACAACAAGCTTGAAGAATTTAATATCGAAACCACTACAAGAGAAATTACACAGGGCAATATTTATAAAGGAATCGTCACCCGGATTGAACCGGCGCTTCAGGCCGCATTCGTAGATTACGGAGCAGAGCGGCATGGATTTCTTCAAAAAAATGAAATCCACAGTGATTACTATCAGGATAACCATACCGGAGATAATTCCATCGAAAATATTGTCAAACGAGGGCAGGAAGTTCTAGTACAGGTCAGCAAAGAGCCGGACATGAAAAAGGGGGCGATGCTTACCACGTTTGTGTCCCTGCCCGGCCGGCATATCGTCCTGATGCCGGGAAGTAGCAGCCGGGGCGTATCCAGAAAAATTGAAGACGAGGAAGAAAGAGCCCGGCTCAAAGACCTTATGGAGTCTCTGAAAATGCCGGATGGTTTTGGTCTCATCATTCGAACCGCCGGCTCTGACTGCTCCAAGACACTGATATACAAAGACCTCCGGTACCTGCTGAAGCTCTGGAAAAACATCATGACCAAGGGGCTCAATGAAAAAGCCCCGACCCTGCTGTACAAGGACCGGATTCTGGCTCTCAGATCCATTCGGGATTCGTTTTCGGATGATGTGACCGGCATTCTGGTGGATAACGACGCCATGTTCAATGAAGTCAAAGAATTTATCAATATTATTTCCCCGAAACATACAAAAATTGTCAAGCTCCACAAGGGGCCAAAACCCATTTTCACGAAATACCAGCTGGAAGATCAGATCGCTTCCATTTTTGAGACACGGGTCATCTTAAAATCAGGCGGCTCCATTGTGATCGAACGTACCGAAGCGATGGTAACCATCGATGTCAATTCCGGCAAAGCCATCCATAAAAAATCCGTTGAAGCGACGGCGTTTTTAACCAATATCGAGGCGGCGGAAGAAATTGCCCGACAACTGAGAATGAGAGATCTCGGAGGGCTTATCGTCATTGATTTTATCGACATGAGAGAGACCAAGCATAAAATGGAAGTTGAGAAGACCCTCAAAAACCATATTAAACCGGATAAAGCACGGACAAAAGTGGGGAGAATCTCAAAATTCGGTCTGATAGAAATGTCCAGACAACGAATCAGGCCTTCCATTGAATTTGGCAGTTACGAACCCTGCCCGTACTGCCGTGGAAAAGGCCTCACGCCTTCAACGGAAACAATGGGGTTGAGTTTTTTACGGAAACTGCGCATAGAAACCCTGAAATCAGATATTCACACAGTAAAAGGCATTGTCCCTGTGAGGGTCGCGGACTACCTGCTCAATAAAAAGCGGAAGGAAATTCTGGATCTTGAACTTAGAAGGGATCTGAGTATCAAAATAGAAGGCGACACGTCCTTGATACCGGGCAAATGCAAAATTATGAGTGAATGA